The following proteins are co-located in the Telopea speciosissima isolate NSW1024214 ecotype Mountain lineage chromosome 9, Tspe_v1, whole genome shotgun sequence genome:
- the LOC122639955 gene encoding pentatricopeptide repeat-containing protein At5g66520-like, producing MRKSILSLLEASFNRSIDLKALHGHTITSGLIRDPFVASRLVEFCFKSGRGDPQYARVIFHSLDLPDVYTWNAMIIGHAERDSPKSGVSYYFQMLARRVPPDNYTFALVVKACMMGSCEDNELGRKIHGQILKQGMEDLVVVRNSLMNMYCKMGQLEVACLLFDESLNLDLVSWNSMISAYGKHGNVEAARELFDKMPQRTLVSWSAMIDGYVKSGSFVEALRLFSEMQALGVKPDVVTLVTVLKACANLGALDQGRWVHLYIDRNKLGWERNVVLGTALVDMYAKCGCIDVAFELFDGIHIKDAILWNAMIGGLAMHGHGWEALEIFSRMRRHGMMLNETTFLTVISACAHSGMAAEGVEIFESMKREYGIEPKVEHYGCLADLLGRAGLVHEAEEVLCNMPMEPLASQWGALMAACRTHNNVEVGERVGKRLILMEPLDGGRYVLLSNIYAAAGRWEDARKTRRAMEDIGAKKETGCSFIELDGNIHEFIVGDTNHPQSREIYGMLGELKRELKMVGTE from the coding sequence ATGAGAAAATCGATTCTTTCCCTTCTAGAAGCTTCCTTTAATCGCAGCATAGATCTTAAAGCCCTTCACGGCCACACCATCACGTCGGGTCTCATCCGAGACCCTTTCGTAGCAAGTCGACTCGTTGAGTTCTGCTTCAAATCGGGCCGAGGTGATCCACAATACGCCCGAGTCATCTTCCACTCGTTGGATCTGCCAGATGTTTACACATGGAACGCCATGATTATTGGACATGCCGAGCGCGACTCGCCCAAGTCCGGTGTTTCTTACTATTTCCAGATGCTAGCGCGGCGGGTCCCACCGGATAATTACACGTTTGCACTTGTTGTGAAGGCTTGCATGATGGGTAGTTGTGAGGACAATGAGTTAGGGAGGAAGATCCATGGCCAGATCTTGAAACAGGGGATGGAGGATTTGGTTGTTGTGAGGAACTCACTCATGAACATGTACTGCAAAATGGGTCAATTAGAGGTTGCTTGTTTGTTGTTCGATGAGAGCTTGAATTTGGATTTAGTTTCATGGAATTCAATGATTTCTGCCTATGGTAAACATGGTAATGTTGAAGCTGCAAGAGAGCTGTTTGATAAAATGCCCCAAAGAACTTTGGTTTCTTGGAGTGCCATGATTGATGGATATGTAAAAAGTGGTAGTTTTGTTGAGGCTTTGAGGCTTTTCAGTGAGATGCAAGCTTTGGGTGTGAAACCTGATGTGGTCACACTGGTTACTGTGTTGAAGGCTTGTGCTAACTTAGGTGCACTTGATCAGGGGAGATGGGTTCACCTTTATATTGATAGGAACAAGCTAGGGTGGGAGAGGAATGTTGTTCTTGGGACTGCTCTTGTTGACATGTATGCTAAGTGTGGGTGCATAGATGTTGCATTTGAATTGTTTGATGGGATCCATATCAAGGATGCTATACTGTGGAATGCAATGATTGGTGGGCTTGCAATGCATGGGCATGGATGGGAAGCATTGGAGATTTTTTCGAGGATGCGGAGGCATGGAATGATGCTGAATGAGACGACATTCTTGACTGTAATTTCTGCTTGTGCCCATTCAGGGATGGCTGCTGAGGGAGTTGAGATATTTGAATCCATGAAGAGGGAATATGGCATTGAGCCAAAGGTTGAGCACTATGGGTGTTTGGCAGACCTCCTGGGCCGAGCTGGTCTAGTGCATGAAGCCGAGGAGGTATTATGCAATATGCCTATGGAACCTCTTGCTTCCCAGTGGGGTGCACTCATGGCTGCTTGTAGGACACACAACAATGTCGAGGTGGGAGAGCGTGTAGGAAAGCGTCTGATATTGATGGAACCACTTGATGGTGGCCGGTATGTTCTATTGTCAAACATCTATGCAGCTGCTGGCCGATGGGAAGATGCTAGGAAGACAAGGAGAGCAATGGAAGATATAGGGGCGAAGAAAGAAACAGGATGTAGTTTCATAGAATTGGATGGGAACATTCATGAATTCATTGTTGGAGACACTAATCATCCTCAAAGTAGAGAGATCTATGGAATGTTAGGTGAACTGAAAAGGGAGCTGAAGATGGTTGGGACTGAATAA